The Pelodiscus sinensis isolate JC-2024 chromosome 10, ASM4963464v1, whole genome shotgun sequence genome has a segment encoding these proteins:
- the RAP2B gene encoding ras-related protein Rap-2b, producing MREYKVVVLGSGGVGKSALTVQFVTGSFIEKYDPTIEDFYRKEIEVDSSPSVLEILDTAGTEQFASMRDLYIKNGQGFILVYSLVNQQSFQDIKPMRDQIIRVKRYEKVPMILVGNKVDLEGEREVSYGEGKALAEEWSCPFMETSAKNKASVDELFAEIVRQMNYASQPNGDDQCCSSCVIL from the coding sequence ATGCGAGAATACAAAGTGGTGGTGCTGGGCTCGGGCGGGGTGGGCAAATCCGCCCTCACCGTGCAGTTCGTGACGGGCTCCTTCATCGAGAAGTATGACCCCACCATCGAAGATTTCTACCGCAAGGAGATCGAGGTGGATTCCTCCCCCTCGGTGCTGGAGATCCTGGACACCGCCGGCACTGAGCAGTTCGCCTCCATGCGGGACCTCTATATCAAGAACGGGCAAGGGTTCATCCTGGTCTACAGCCTGGTCAACCAGCAGAGCTTCCAGGACATCAAGCCTATGCGGGATCAGATCATCCGGGTGAAGAGGTACGAAAAGGTGCCCATGATCCTGGTGGGCAACAAGGTGGACTTGGAGGGCGAGAGGGAGGTGTCGTATGGGGAAGGCAAAGCTCTGGCTGAGGAGTGGAGCTGCCCCTTCATGGAAACTTCAGCCAAAAACAAAGCTTCAGTGGACGAACTGTTTGCAGAGATTGTCAGGCAGATGAACTACGCTTCCCAGCCCAACGGGGACGATCAGTGCTGCTCGTCCTGCGTGATCCTCTGA